The following proteins come from a genomic window of Lolium rigidum isolate FL_2022 chromosome 5, APGP_CSIRO_Lrig_0.1, whole genome shotgun sequence:
- the LOC124654249 gene encoding NDR1/HIN1-like protein 1, which produces MGKDCGNHRDDHLRNCCRRLLAVFLFLAFIVAVISLIVYLVLRPTHPRFYLQDASLRQLDLSNASSLLSTSLQVTVASRNPNDRVGVYYDRLDVYASYKYQQITVASSLPAVYQGHGDVDIWSPVLDGPNVPFAPYLASAISQDCQAGYLILQVKIDGRVRWKVGSWISGHYHLFATCPAFLVTTGGNGAPGASGFKFQTTTYCHVEV; this is translated from the coding sequence atGGGCAAGGACTGCGGCAACCACCGCGACGACCACCTCCGGAACTGCTGCCGGCGCCTCCTGGCCGTGTTCCTGTTCCTGGCCTTCATCGTCGCCGTCATCTCACTGATCGTCTACCTCGTCCTCCGCCCCACCCACCCGCGCTTCTACCTCCAGGACGCCTCCCTCCGGCAGCTGGACCTCTCCAACGCCTCCAGCCTCCTCTCCACCTCGCTCCAGGTCACCGTCGCCTCCCGCAACCCCAACGACCGCGTCGGCGTCTACTACGACCGCCTCGACGTCTACGCCTCCTACAAGTACCAGCAGATCACCGTCGCCTCCTCGCTCCCGGCGGTGTACCAGGGCCACGGCGACGTTGACATCTGGTCGCCGGTGCTCGACGGGCCCAACGTCCCCTTCGCGCCCTACCTCGCCAGCGCCATCTCCCAGGACTGCCAGGCGGGGTACCTCATCCTCCAGGTCAAGATCGACGGCCGCGTCAGGTGGAAGGTCGGCAGCTGGATCTCCGGCCACTACCACCTCTTCGCCACCTGCCCGGCCTTCCTCGTCACCACCGGCGGCAACGGCGCACCCGGGGCCAGCGGCTTCAAGTTCCAGACAACCACCTACTGCCACGTCGAGGTCTAG
- the LOC124654552 gene encoding uncharacterized protein LOC124654552: MGKKKNKPEGSIKSLKDAEQAVSSDYIGGDTLDELLSKLIRSVEVAKASRGGLPEKIWMKQQFCVGVNDVTRVLERMPAAVASHSGCSTEAPTHKVLRRAPLVPLQAVLIAADCNPKWLTKHIPTLASTRQVPVLCLKDNRGSSLRLGQVTNVRTALAIGIKARNSIINKIIDEVLKGSKLVADEQKISAPIPIPSPSPNPSPVT; the protein is encoded by the exons atgggcaagaagaagaacaaacctGAGGGGTCAATCAAGTCGCTGAAAGATGCTGAACAAGC AGTTTCTTCAGATTACATTGGAGGAGATACCCTGGATGAACTGCTGTCTAAGCTTATCAG GAGCGTTGAGGTTGCAAAAGCTTCAAGGGGAGGATTGCCAGAAAAGATATGGATGAAG CAACAATTTTGTGTCGGGGTCAATGACGTGACAAGGGTCCTTGAGAGAATGCCTGCTGCTGTTGCTTCGCATTCTGGCTGTTCTACTGAGGCACCGACCCACAAAGTTTTGCGGAGAGCTCCTTTGGTGCCACTTCAG GCTGTCCTTATAGCTGCTGATTGCAATCCCAAATGGCTAACGAAACACATACCAACCCTGGCAAGCACAAGGCAAGTTCCTGTATTGTGCCTCAAGGACAACAGAGGAAGTTCACTGAGGTTAGGTCAAGTGACGAATGTCAGAACAGCGCTGGCCATCGGAATAAAG GCCAGAAACAGCATAATCAACAAGATCATTGACGAAGTGCTTAAGGGTAGTAAGCTGGTCGCTGATGAACAGAAAATTAGCGCACCCATTCCCATTCCCAGTCCCAGTCCCAATCCCAGTCCAGTAACATGA